The Cryomorphaceae bacterium genome has a segment encoding these proteins:
- a CDS encoding DUF4920 domain-containing protein, which translates to MKHIALFLFAAALLASCGEQPAATAPEATETAVTLNFYGDTIDTEGAIHASELFALVQEHGTFEGKVKSTIHQTCMKKGCWMKVDAGNGEEIRVTFKDYGFFVPTEGVEEMEVYMAGVAYFDTTSVEALQHYAHDAGKSAEEIEAITEPEYALSFEATGVIIKE; encoded by the coding sequence ATGAAACACATTGCATTGTTTTTGTTTGCGGCGGCGCTGTTGGCGTCATGCGGCGAGCAACCGGCTGCTACTGCCCCCGAAGCCACTGAGACAGCCGTTACGCTGAACTTTTACGGCGACACCATTGACACCGAGGGAGCTATTCACGCTTCTGAGCTTTTCGCCCTGGTGCAGGAGCACGGTACCTTCGAAGGAAAAGTAAAAAGTACCATTCACCAGACCTGCATGAAAAAAGGCTGCTGGATGAAAGTGGATGCCGGAAACGGCGAGGAAATCCGGGTAACCTTTAAAGACTACGGTTTCTTTGTGCCTACCGAGGGCGTTGAAGAAATGGAAGTGTATATGGCAGGTGTGGCGTACTTCGACACTACATCCGTTGAAGCACTTCAACATTACGCCCACGATGCCGGTAAAAGCGCCGAAGAGATTGAAGCCATTACGGAGCCTGAGTACGCGCTCTCTTTTGAAGCTACAGGCGTAATCATCAAGGAATAG